In Canis lupus baileyi chromosome X, mCanLup2.hap1, whole genome shotgun sequence, one DNA window encodes the following:
- the RAB39B gene encoding ras-related protein Rab-39B, with translation MEAIWLYQFRLIVIGDSTVGKSCLIRRFTEGRFAQVSDPTVGVDFFSRLVEIEPGKRIKLQIWDTAGQERFRSITRAYYRNSVGGLLLFDITNRRSFQNVHEWLEETKVHVQPYQIVFVLVGHKCDLDTQRQVTRHEAEKLAAAYGMKYIETSARDAINVEKAFTDLTRDIYELVKRGDITIQEGWEGVKSGFVPNVVHSSEEVVKSERRCLC, from the exons atGGAGGCCATCTGGCTGTACCAGTTCCGCCTCATTGTCATCGGGGACTCCACGGTGGGCAAGTCCTGCCTCATCCGCCGCTTCACCGAGGGCCGCTTCGCCCAGGTCTCGGACCCCACGGTGGGGGTGGATTTCTTCTCCCGGCTGGTGGAGATCGAGCCGGGGAAACGCATCAAGCTGCAGATCTGGGACACGGCGGGTCAGGAGAGGTTCAG ATCCATCACTCGCGCCTACTACAGGAACTCAGTAGGTGGCCTTCTCTTATTTGACATTACCAACCGCAGGTCCTTCCAGAATGTCCATGAGTGGTTAGAAGAGACCAAAGTACACGTTCAGCCCTACCAAATTGTGTTTGTTCTGGTGGGTCACAAGTGTGACCTGGATACTCAGAGGCAAGTGACTCGCCACGAGGCAGAGAAACTGGCGGCTGCGTACGGCATGAAGTACATTGAAACGTCAGCCCGAGATGCCATTAACGTGGAGAAGGCCTTCACAGACCTGACGAGAGACATATATGAGCTGGTTAAAAGGGGGGATATCACGATCCAGGAGGGATGGGAAGGGGTGAAGAGTGGATTTGTGCCGAATGTGGTTCACTCTTCAGAAGAGGTCGTCAAATCAGAAAGGAGATGTCTGTGCTAG